One genomic region from Chelmon rostratus isolate fCheRos1 chromosome 11, fCheRos1.pri, whole genome shotgun sequence encodes:
- the LOC121613954 gene encoding SLC35A4 upstream open reading frame protein-like: MANDKSPLGQLKDLVELKDQLEDIQRRMEDEIQAGVPPGGSLLASPFLKGFLAGYIVARLRSSALMGVAVGTCTGIYAAQNYSVPNIENTVKDYIRNLRGGQK, translated from the exons ATGGCAAATGACAAG AGTCCTCTTGGCCAGCTCAAGGACCTGGTGGAGCTGAAGGACCAGCTGGAAGACATTCAGAGACGGATGGAGGATGAGATACAGGCTGGAGTTCCTCCA GGAGGCAGTCTGCTGGCTTCTCCTTTCCTGAAGGGTTTTCTGGCCGGGTACATTGTTGCAAGGCTACGCTCCTCAGCGTTAATGGGTGTTGCCGTAGGAACGTGTACAGGAATCTATGCAGCACAAAACTACTCCGTTCCCAACATTGAAAATACCGTCAAAGACTACATACGCAACCTGAGAGGCGGACAAAAATGA